In Streptomyces dangxiongensis, one DNA window encodes the following:
- a CDS encoding protein kinase family protein → MDVTESGHAARISACATAGTRLSLLSDRQLEKAVASAPGLGSGIGGRSAEMEVEEIPVFVKRVPLTDIELQPEHVRSTANLFELPLFYQYGVGSAGFGAWRELAAHIMTTSWVLKNDYAGFPLLYHWRILSDSPPAGFVDEFGGVEKAVAHWDGSPAVRHRLEAIGRSSCSLVLFLEHVPQTLAAWLGDNRDAAWPVPGDESAYRWVEDGLLQGTQFMSARGLVHFDTHFANVLTDGQHIFFADFGLALSCDFELSAEEDTFLADHLVYDRSYAPTHLLRHHLPDDVRGGTEPGTFLREWVNGHRPDRISPDIRAIIDRHAPHAIVLDDFHHRLLTQSKRTPFPAAEIKRALASTSAPGA, encoded by the coding sequence ATGGATGTGACCGAGTCAGGACATGCCGCGCGAATTTCCGCCTGCGCAACCGCAGGAACACGACTGTCCCTGTTGAGCGACCGCCAGCTTGAGAAGGCGGTCGCCTCCGCACCTGGCCTCGGTTCCGGCATCGGCGGCAGGTCTGCGGAGATGGAAGTCGAAGAGATACCCGTCTTCGTCAAACGCGTGCCCCTGACGGACATCGAGTTGCAGCCGGAGCACGTGCGGTCGACCGCCAACCTTTTCGAGCTTCCCCTCTTCTACCAGTACGGGGTGGGATCAGCGGGATTCGGTGCCTGGCGTGAGCTGGCTGCGCACATCATGACCACAAGCTGGGTACTGAAGAACGATTACGCAGGCTTCCCGCTGCTCTATCACTGGCGGATTCTTTCTGATAGCCCCCCGGCCGGCTTCGTGGACGAGTTCGGGGGCGTGGAAAAGGCCGTCGCGCATTGGGATGGGTCACCAGCCGTGCGCCATCGGCTGGAGGCCATCGGACGGTCTTCTTGCAGTCTGGTTCTCTTTTTGGAGCATGTGCCCCAGACGCTCGCTGCGTGGCTCGGCGATAACCGTGATGCGGCCTGGCCCGTGCCAGGAGACGAGTCGGCTTATCGGTGGGTCGAGGACGGGCTGCTCCAGGGGACGCAGTTCATGAGCGCGCGCGGACTGGTCCACTTCGACACGCACTTCGCCAATGTGCTCACCGACGGCCAGCACATCTTTTTCGCGGACTTCGGGCTCGCGCTGAGCTGCGACTTCGAACTCTCGGCGGAGGAGGACACCTTCCTGGCCGATCACCTCGTGTACGACCGCTCCTACGCACCCACCCACCTGCTCCGCCATCACCTGCCCGACGATGTACGCGGTGGCACCGAACCCGGCACCTTCCTGCGCGAATGGGTCAACGGCCACCGACCCGATCGAATATCACCCGACATCCGCGCGATCATCGACCGGCACGCCCCGCACGCCATCGTCCTGGACGACTTCCACCATCGGCTTCTCACGCAGAGCAAGCGCACTCCCTTCCCCGCGGCCGAGATCAAGCGAGCCCTGGCCAGCACCTCAGCGCCAGGCGCGTGA
- a CDS encoding formate/nitrite transporter family protein, whose translation MEPHEQIMQGPGERRVAEATERIIAEGRPRLHRTWTSLVATSLLGGIDVGVGIMTLLFVRQETGSQLLAGLAFSVGFIALLLGHSELFTEGFLVPVATVVAGGASWLDLVRMWATVLVMNLVGGWVFTWLVMQAYPELHRTAATLGAHFVEGGYSLHTFCLTVLAGGVITLMTRMHHGTDSMTGKIVASVAAAFVLAGLGLWHSVLDSLIAFAGLHAGHTSYGYADWLGWLGWAVLGNIIGGLLLTTALRLVRSSPLLNEDGPATEVGS comes from the coding sequence ATGGAACCGCACGAGCAGATCATGCAGGGACCGGGGGAGCGGCGCGTCGCCGAGGCCACGGAACGGATCATCGCTGAGGGCCGGCCCCGGCTGCACCGCACCTGGACGTCGCTGGTGGCCACCTCGCTGCTCGGGGGCATCGATGTCGGCGTCGGCATCATGACGCTGCTGTTCGTACGCCAGGAGACCGGCAGCCAACTGCTGGCCGGACTGGCATTCTCCGTAGGCTTCATCGCCCTGCTGCTCGGCCACAGCGAGCTGTTCACGGAGGGTTTCCTGGTGCCCGTCGCCACCGTCGTCGCGGGCGGGGCGAGCTGGCTCGACCTGGTGCGGATGTGGGCGACGGTCCTGGTGATGAACCTGGTCGGGGGATGGGTGTTCACCTGGCTGGTCATGCAGGCCTACCCGGAACTGCACCGGACCGCCGCCACGCTGGGTGCGCACTTCGTCGAGGGCGGCTACTCCCTGCACACCTTCTGTCTCACCGTGCTGGCCGGTGGCGTCATCACGCTCATGACCCGCATGCACCACGGCACCGACTCCATGACCGGGAAGATCGTCGCCTCGGTCGCCGCCGCGTTCGTGCTGGCCGGACTCGGGCTGTGGCACTCGGTCCTGGACTCGTTGATCGCGTTCGCCGGCCTGCACGCCGGTCATACGTCCTACGGTTACGCCGACTGGCTGGGGTGGCTGGGCTGGGCGGTTCTGGGCAACATCATCGGCGGCCTCCTCCTGACGACGGCACTACGCCTCGTCCGCAGCTCCCCGTTGCTGAACGAGGACGGCCCGGCGACGGAGGTCGGTTCCTGA
- a CDS encoding LacI family DNA-binding transcriptional regulator yields MPNTPRPPRRVTIPDVARHAGVGQATAARVLGGYGSSSAATRERVLAAAAELGYSTNAVARSMISGRTHTLGVVVADVENAYFARAVRGVTDVAAKAGLQVVLANSDEKGETERSAVQMFIERRVDGLVVAPAATDHEHLDKAVAAGIPVVLLDRALSGATLDTVVVDNRGAAKAAVTRFTETGHTRIAVVTSASPDENTAQLAPGADIWTTTERLTGYRQALRAAGIPSGAELIRHTGYDRTWARSAVLELMSSHQRPTALFTTDNVATLGTLDALLDLDARIPGDVSVIGFDDAEWATLVRPRLSVVSQPVQELGGLAADILVRRINGSTARPRRHTLRAAYVPRESTGPVPARVRRLRAPRE; encoded by the coding sequence ATGCCGAACACCCCACGGCCGCCGCGTCGCGTCACCATCCCCGACGTCGCCCGGCACGCCGGCGTGGGACAGGCCACCGCCGCCCGGGTCCTGGGCGGATACGGCTCGTCCAGCGCGGCCACCCGGGAACGGGTGCTGGCCGCCGCCGCAGAACTGGGCTACAGCACCAACGCGGTGGCCCGGAGCATGATCAGCGGACGCACCCACACCCTGGGCGTGGTCGTCGCCGACGTGGAGAACGCCTACTTCGCCCGCGCGGTGCGCGGCGTCACCGACGTCGCGGCCAAGGCCGGCCTGCAGGTCGTCCTCGCCAACAGTGACGAGAAGGGCGAGACCGAGCGGTCCGCGGTCCAGATGTTCATCGAACGGCGTGTGGACGGCCTGGTCGTGGCACCTGCCGCGACCGATCACGAGCACCTGGACAAGGCTGTCGCCGCGGGCATCCCCGTCGTCCTCCTGGACCGTGCGCTCAGCGGCGCCACCCTGGACACCGTCGTGGTGGACAACCGCGGAGCCGCCAAGGCAGCGGTGACCCGGTTCACCGAAACGGGGCACACCCGCATCGCGGTGGTCACCTCGGCGTCCCCCGACGAGAACACCGCACAGCTCGCCCCCGGTGCGGACATCTGGACCACGACCGAGCGTCTCACCGGCTACCGACAAGCCCTGCGAGCCGCCGGCATCCCGAGCGGGGCAGAGCTGATCCGGCACACCGGATACGACCGGACCTGGGCACGTTCAGCCGTACTGGAGCTGATGAGCTCCCACCAGAGGCCCACCGCACTGTTCACCACCGACAACGTGGCCACGCTCGGGACCCTCGACGCCCTGCTCGATCTCGACGCCCGCATCCCCGGCGACGTCTCGGTCATCGGCTTCGACGACGCCGAGTGGGCCACACTCGTCCGGCCGAGACTGAGCGTGGTCAGCCAGCCGGTGCAGGAACTGGGCGGGCTGGCCGCCGACATCCTGGTACGCCGTATCAACGGCTCCACCGCCCGTCCCCGCAGGCACACCCTGCGTGCCGCCTATGTCCCGCGCGAGTCCACCGGCCCCGTGCCGGCACGAGTACGGCGACTGCGGGCGCCACGGGAGTGA
- a CDS encoding ABC transporter ATP-binding protein: protein MATDTLSPPPAAGPAITLVDVVKGFGGAGARGAAVVRGVSLAIGEGEFFSLLGPSGCGKTTTLRMIAGFEEPTAGQILLHGRDMVGVPANKRDINMVFQSYALFPHLSVADNVAFGLLRKRVPKDEIRDRVEKILHTVELTDKADRRPRQLSGGQQQRVALARALVNRPRALLLDEPLGALDLKLRQTMQLELKRIQREVGITFIYVTHDQAEALTMSDRIAVMNNGLVEQVGPPQDVYERPSTAFVAGFIGTSNLIGGRLTSVAAGTGTLDLGDGQRIAVPLRGSRAAGETVELTVRPEKITLTTEPADTASRIRGTVRELVYLGTSTSYTVDTSTGAEMTVFQPNDGTACASPSRGDTVWLSWATDHSYLLTTAPATAASAAGPLSLTSR, encoded by the coding sequence ATGGCAACCGACACCCTCTCGCCGCCACCGGCCGCTGGCCCCGCCATCACGCTCGTCGACGTGGTCAAGGGCTTCGGCGGCGCCGGCGCCCGGGGCGCGGCGGTCGTCCGCGGCGTCAGCCTCGCCATCGGAGAGGGGGAGTTCTTCTCGCTCCTCGGCCCCTCGGGCTGCGGCAAGACCACCACCCTGCGGATGATCGCCGGCTTCGAGGAACCGACCGCCGGGCAGATCCTCCTGCACGGCCGCGACATGGTCGGTGTGCCCGCGAACAAGCGCGACATCAACATGGTCTTCCAGTCCTACGCCCTCTTCCCGCACCTGAGCGTCGCCGACAACGTGGCGTTCGGACTGCTCCGCAAGCGCGTACCCAAGGACGAGATCCGTGACCGGGTCGAAAAAATACTGCACACCGTCGAACTCACCGACAAGGCCGACCGCCGCCCCCGCCAGCTCTCCGGCGGCCAGCAGCAACGCGTCGCCCTGGCCCGCGCCCTGGTCAACCGCCCCCGTGCGCTGCTCCTCGACGAACCCCTCGGCGCGCTCGACCTGAAGCTCCGTCAGACCATGCAACTGGAACTGAAGCGCATCCAGCGCGAGGTCGGCATCACCTTCATCTACGTCACGCACGACCAGGCCGAAGCTCTGACCATGTCCGACCGGATCGCGGTGATGAACAACGGCCTGGTCGAGCAGGTCGGCCCGCCGCAGGACGTCTACGAACGGCCCTCCACCGCGTTCGTCGCCGGATTCATCGGCACCTCCAACCTGATCGGCGGACGCCTGACCTCCGTGGCAGCGGGGACCGGAACGCTCGACCTCGGCGACGGCCAGCGCATCGCGGTCCCACTGCGCGGCTCCCGAGCCGCCGGAGAGACCGTCGAACTCACCGTACGGCCCGAGAAGATCACCCTGACCACCGAGCCGGCCGACACCGCCAGCCGCATCCGCGGCACCGTCCGCGAGCTGGTCTACCTCGGCACCTCCACCAGCTACACCGTGGACACCAGCACGGGCGCGGAGATGACGGTCTTCCAGCCCAACGACGGCACCGCCTGCGCGTCCCCGTCCCGCGGCGACACCGTCTGGCTCTCCTGGGCCACCGACCACTCCTACCTGCTCACCACCGCCCCCGCCACCGCGGCGAGCGCCGCGGGCCCGCTCTCCCTCACCTCGCGCTGA
- a CDS encoding polyamine ABC transporter substrate-binding protein, whose protein sequence is MPEHSTPPAPPPPGLTPRSCTRRGLLRAALGAAALGPLAACSVPGARVHVPAGEAEIAAAVTDFWTGKKRSGKLDFVNYTQYIDVDPADQSKHPTLDAFTRESGIKVTYSELIDDSASWFGKIQPEFASGQGIGYDLMVVGGDSYLGKYIELGYLAPLDHTRLPHFAEHGGAAFKNSSYDHGNVYTVPWQSGMTGIGYDPARVGREITSWQDLLDPRLHGKVGMWNDAVQMGNVALLAVGADPETSTHSDWRRAAAWLRKQRDAGMVRSYSTATYQSSLQRGDLAASLVYSGDVFQANQSGSQLEFVIPDEGGLLWTDNLCIPSTAAHPVDALAYMDYAYRPEIAARISETVQFVCPVPAAQQAVARDATAATGKRRTVLNALSTSPLVFPTEADQSKLRRLRVLDEEEERQWNALFEPIYQA, encoded by the coding sequence ATGCCCGAGCACTCCACACCCCCCGCGCCACCGCCGCCCGGACTGACCCCGCGCAGCTGTACCCGGCGAGGCCTGCTGCGCGCCGCGCTCGGCGCCGCCGCGCTGGGCCCGCTCGCCGCCTGCAGCGTCCCCGGCGCCCGCGTACACGTCCCCGCCGGTGAGGCGGAGATCGCCGCTGCCGTCACCGACTTCTGGACGGGGAAGAAGAGGTCCGGAAAGCTGGATTTCGTCAACTACACCCAGTACATCGACGTCGACCCCGCCGATCAGAGCAAGCATCCCACCCTCGACGCCTTCACCCGCGAGAGCGGCATCAAGGTCACCTACAGCGAGCTGATCGACGACAGCGCCTCCTGGTTCGGCAAGATCCAGCCCGAATTCGCGTCCGGCCAGGGCATCGGCTACGACCTGATGGTCGTCGGCGGCGACAGCTACCTCGGCAAGTACATCGAGCTCGGCTACCTCGCCCCGCTCGACCACACCCGCCTGCCCCACTTCGCGGAACACGGCGGAGCCGCGTTCAAGAACTCCTCCTACGACCACGGCAACGTCTACACCGTCCCCTGGCAGTCCGGCATGACCGGCATCGGCTATGACCCGGCCCGGGTCGGCCGAGAAATCACCAGCTGGCAGGATCTGCTCGACCCCAGGCTGCACGGCAAGGTCGGCATGTGGAACGACGCGGTGCAGATGGGCAACGTCGCGCTGCTGGCCGTAGGCGCGGACCCGGAGACCTCCACCCACTCCGACTGGCGCAGGGCGGCGGCCTGGCTGCGCAAGCAGCGCGACGCCGGCATGGTCCGCTCCTACTCCACCGCGACCTACCAGTCCTCCCTCCAGCGCGGTGACCTGGCCGCCTCGCTCGTGTACTCGGGCGACGTGTTCCAGGCCAACCAGAGCGGCTCACAACTGGAGTTCGTCATCCCCGACGAGGGCGGTCTGCTGTGGACCGACAACCTCTGCATCCCCTCGACGGCCGCCCACCCCGTCGACGCGCTGGCCTACATGGACTACGCCTACCGGCCCGAGATCGCCGCGAGGATCAGCGAGACCGTGCAGTTCGTCTGCCCTGTTCCCGCCGCGCAGCAGGCCGTCGCACGCGACGCGACCGCCGCCACCGGCAAGCGACGCACCGTGCTGAACGCCCTGAGCACCAGCCCCCTGGTCTTCCCGACCGAGGCCGACCAGTCGAAGTTGCGCCGTCTGCGGGTGCTCGACGAAGAGGAGGAGCGGCAGTGGAACGCACTGTTCGAACCGATCTACCAGGCCTGA
- a CDS encoding ABC transporter permease, with protein MERTVRTDLPGLTRRRRRPGDALAPYLMILPGWLWLAAFFVTPVIVMVSLSLQTGNFIDGFRQTFHFGTYADVVRTYHVQLVRSLVYGAAATVACAVVGYPVAYWIAFRAGRHKSVFLFLLLLPFFVSFVIRTQSWNVVLADNGVLLGPLKDIGVLPADFHLLATPYAVIGGLTYNFLPFMVLPVYVALERVDPKVIEASTDLYASRTQTFLRVVLPLSLPGVFAGVLLTFVPACADYVNAGILGGPSTTMIGNIIQTEYFTNLDYPGASALSFVLMGALLLAVFTYARTLGTDEVLEAAAR; from the coding sequence GTGGAACGCACTGTTCGAACCGATCTACCAGGCCTGACCCGGCGGCGCCGCCGCCCCGGGGACGCGCTGGCCCCCTATCTGATGATCCTGCCGGGCTGGCTGTGGCTGGCCGCCTTCTTCGTCACCCCCGTGATCGTCATGGTGTCGCTGTCGTTGCAGACCGGCAACTTCATCGACGGCTTCCGCCAGACATTCCACTTCGGCACCTACGCCGATGTGGTCCGCACCTACCACGTGCAGCTGGTCCGGTCCCTGGTCTACGGTGCGGCGGCCACCGTCGCCTGCGCCGTCGTCGGTTACCCGGTGGCCTACTGGATCGCCTTCCGGGCCGGTCGGCACAAGTCGGTGTTCCTCTTCCTGCTCCTGCTGCCCTTCTTCGTCTCCTTCGTCATCCGCACCCAGTCCTGGAACGTGGTGCTCGCCGACAACGGCGTCCTGCTCGGGCCGCTGAAGGACATCGGTGTACTCCCCGCCGACTTCCACCTGCTGGCCACGCCCTACGCGGTGATCGGCGGCCTGACCTACAACTTCCTGCCGTTCATGGTGCTGCCCGTGTACGTCGCCCTGGAACGGGTGGATCCCAAGGTGATCGAGGCCTCCACCGACCTGTACGCCTCCCGGACGCAGACCTTCCTGCGCGTGGTGCTGCCGCTGTCGCTGCCGGGCGTCTTCGCCGGAGTTCTGCTGACGTTCGTGCCCGCCTGTGCGGACTACGTCAACGCCGGCATCCTCGGCGGCCCCTCCACGACGATGATCGGCAACATCATCCAGACCGAGTACTTCACCAACCTCGACTACCCCGGCGCCTCCGCCCTGTCCTTCGTCCTCATGGGCGCTCTGCTGCTGGCCGTGTTCACCTACGCCCGGACCCTGGGCACCGACGAGGTCCTGGAGGCGGCCGCGAGATGA
- a CDS encoding ABC transporter permease: MTTTTTAAAAADSPAAPRPRRAGSGRRRPTLTMYTVLVLAWLLLPIAVMILFGFNDTGSKVNFTWQGFTVNWYRHLFAIPNLTSALVNSLTIALVVAVVATLLGTPIGLALGRHRFRGRGSVDLLMFAAIAAPEIALGAALLSLFIVMGVPRGYWTIVIAHVAFCIPYVAITVRARMAGHDPTLEEAARDLGAGPWAAFRLVTLPLLLPGVASGALLCFALSVDDYVITSFNAGRTVTFPLWVYSASRTGVPPQVNVMGTLIFTGGLIIAGANVLFSRRRVA; encoded by the coding sequence ATGACCACCACCACAACCGCCGCCGCCGCGGCCGACTCACCCGCCGCACCGCGGCCACGCCGTGCCGGGAGCGGGCGCCGCCGCCCCACGCTGACCATGTACACCGTGCTGGTGCTCGCCTGGCTGCTGCTGCCGATCGCCGTCATGATCCTGTTCGGGTTCAACGACACCGGCAGCAAGGTGAACTTCACCTGGCAGGGCTTCACCGTCAACTGGTACCGGCACCTGTTCGCCATCCCCAACCTGACCTCCGCCCTGGTCAACAGCCTCACCATCGCTCTGGTCGTCGCCGTGGTCGCCACCCTGCTGGGCACCCCGATCGGGCTCGCGCTCGGCCGCCACCGCTTCCGCGGCCGAGGCTCCGTGGACCTGCTGATGTTCGCCGCCATCGCGGCCCCCGAAATCGCCCTCGGTGCCGCACTGCTGTCGCTGTTCATCGTGATGGGCGTGCCCCGTGGCTACTGGACGATCGTCATCGCCCACGTGGCCTTCTGCATCCCCTATGTCGCCATCACCGTACGAGCGCGCATGGCCGGACACGATCCCACGCTGGAAGAGGCCGCACGCGACCTGGGCGCAGGCCCGTGGGCGGCGTTCCGGCTGGTCACCCTGCCGCTGCTGCTGCCCGGCGTGGCCTCCGGCGCCCTGCTCTGCTTCGCCCTGTCCGTCGACGACTACGTCATCACCAGCTTCAACGCCGGCCGTACGGTCACCTTCCCGCTGTGGGTCTACAGCGCCAGCCGTACCGGCGTACCCCCGCAGGTCAACGTCATGGGAACGCTGATCTTCACCGGCGGCCTGATCATCGCCGGGGCGAACGTGCTGTTCTCCCGGCGCCGCGTGGCCTGA
- a CDS encoding SIS domain-containing protein, whose product MLKFNEAEFVSQTESLLALRPQIEKAVDRLADDGYDNVLLVGAGGTYAQMWPYEHLARRTSLLPVRAAVAAELVVSGDARLGERTIAVFTSVSGTTDDSLRAIDYCKSRGAHTIGFTGYPDSPVARNVDTALISEPKAWPFDVQLLLFMGRLLSRRGEFEGYERLADELAGLPRILVDTARQAEPVAAAFAEAHKDTDYHFLIGGGNLWGFTYLYSMCILEEMQWLRTTRVHSAEFFHGSLELLEENTSVLVFQGEDETRALTDRAEAFAKRVSKDVTVFDTRDYLLEGISPEFRGLLAPLVLDTVMDRVSKHLERVRDHSLDLRRYYRVMDY is encoded by the coding sequence GTGCTCAAGTTCAACGAAGCCGAGTTCGTCTCCCAGACGGAGAGCCTCCTGGCGCTGCGCCCCCAGATCGAGAAGGCCGTCGACCGGCTGGCCGACGACGGCTACGACAACGTCCTCCTCGTGGGCGCCGGCGGCACCTACGCCCAGATGTGGCCCTACGAGCACCTCGCCCGGCGTACCTCGCTGCTGCCGGTCCGGGCCGCCGTCGCCGCCGAACTCGTCGTCTCCGGCGACGCCCGCCTCGGCGAACGCACCATCGCCGTCTTCACCTCCGTCTCCGGAACCACCGACGACAGCCTCCGCGCCATCGACTACTGCAAGTCCCGAGGCGCCCACACGATCGGCTTCACCGGCTACCCCGATTCCCCCGTCGCCCGTAACGTCGACACCGCGCTGATCTCCGAGCCCAAGGCCTGGCCCTTCGACGTCCAACTACTGCTGTTCATGGGCCGGCTGCTCTCCCGCCGGGGCGAGTTCGAGGGCTACGAACGCCTCGCCGACGAACTCGCGGGCCTGCCCCGCATCCTGGTGGACACCGCCCGGCAGGCCGAGCCGGTGGCGGCGGCCTTCGCCGAGGCCCACAAGGACACCGACTACCACTTCCTCATCGGTGGCGGAAATCTGTGGGGATTCACCTATCTGTACTCCATGTGCATCCTCGAGGAGATGCAGTGGCTGCGCACCACCCGGGTGCACAGCGCGGAGTTCTTCCACGGCTCGCTGGAACTCCTGGAGGAGAACACCAGCGTCCTCGTCTTCCAGGGGGAGGACGAGACCCGGGCCCTGACCGACCGGGCCGAAGCCTTCGCCAAGCGCGTCTCCAAGGACGTCACCGTCTTCGACACCCGCGACTACCTCCTGGAGGGCATCAGCCCGGAGTTCCGCGGACTGCTCGCCCCACTGGTGCTCGACACGGTGATGGACCGGGTCAGCAAGCACCTCGAGCGGGTGCGTGACCACTCGCTCGACCTGCGTCGCTACTACCGCGTCATGGACTACTGA
- a CDS encoding PfkB family carbohydrate kinase — MSPRASPAPRETLMNVLGFGDNTVDRFVDRGTDYPGGNCVNVAVYAHRLGLDASYLGVFGDDDLGTALRTAVTAQGVTTNHSVVRHGDTSVSVLHVRDGDRVFLGYEPGGDAVHEALPLTPALLAYVSSFALVHSSVYSRTEAELPQLATAGPLVSFDFSDEEEFRAPAYLDRVCPHVDLALLSCSHLDETATRAVLVEVVRRGAGMALATRGLDGAIAYDGRTTAATPARAADPDSMSDTMGCGDAFLAGFAVALLRSGWSRHVSLTAEALEHALYQGAQAAYHQCFVEAAFGCGWPAPAARTGGGNASEPMPC, encoded by the coding sequence GTGTCCCCGCGCGCCTCGCCCGCACCCCGGGAGACCCTGATGAACGTCCTCGGCTTCGGCGACAACACCGTCGACCGCTTCGTGGACCGCGGCACCGACTACCCCGGCGGCAACTGCGTCAACGTCGCCGTCTACGCCCACCGACTCGGTCTGGACGCCTCCTACCTGGGCGTATTCGGCGACGACGACCTCGGCACCGCCCTGCGCACCGCCGTGACGGCGCAGGGCGTCACCACGAACCACAGCGTCGTGCGCCACGGCGACACCTCGGTCTCCGTCCTGCACGTACGGGACGGCGACCGTGTTTTCCTCGGCTACGAACCAGGCGGCGACGCCGTCCACGAAGCTCTCCCTCTCACCCCCGCCCTGCTCGCCTACGTCTCGTCGTTCGCCCTCGTGCACTCCAGCGTCTACTCCCGCACCGAGGCCGAGCTGCCCCAGCTCGCCACGGCCGGTCCACTGGTCAGCTTCGACTTCTCCGACGAAGAGGAATTCCGCGCACCCGCCTACCTCGACCGCGTCTGCCCCCATGTGGACCTGGCACTGCTGTCGTGCTCACACCTGGACGAGACCGCCACACGTGCGGTCCTCGTCGAGGTGGTGCGGCGGGGGGCCGGGATGGCACTGGCCACCCGCGGCCTCGACGGGGCGATCGCGTACGACGGCCGGACCACTGCCGCCACGCCGGCCCGTGCCGCGGACCCCGACTCCATGTCCGACACCATGGGCTGCGGGGACGCCTTCCTCGCCGGGTTCGCCGTGGCACTGCTCCGCAGCGGATGGTCCCGGCACGTCTCCCTGACCGCCGAAGCCCTGGAACACGCCCTGTACCAGGGCGCGCAGGCTGCGTACCACCAGTGCTTCGTAGAGGCCGCCTTCGGCTGCGGCTGGCCGGCACCGGCGGCGCGGACCGGTGGAGGGAACGCCAGTGAGCCCATGCCCTGCTGA
- a CDS encoding DUF998 domain-containing protein has translation MKARIGYAAWVAGVVQFLVVHGIVESAWTNPYSWARNNISDLGNAHCAMQSDPEPRYICSPEHVLMNASFTALGALIVVGVAFTGVLWRTGAISTAARCLLACAGVGFALAGLAPADVHENQHLLGALFIMAMGNIVPLPTGHGRLTIQHREMSVWTHRPRPLSRGHPRRPVNGIRARTGPREQSHRGEAWSPGRGLRGR, from the coding sequence TTGAAGGCTCGGATCGGATACGCCGCGTGGGTCGCAGGCGTGGTGCAGTTCCTTGTGGTCCACGGGATCGTCGAGTCGGCCTGGACAAATCCTTACAGTTGGGCGCGGAACAATATCAGTGACTTGGGAAATGCTCACTGCGCCATGCAGTCGGACCCCGAGCCACGCTACATCTGCTCGCCCGAGCACGTCCTGATGAATGCCTCATTCACCGCCCTGGGAGCCCTTATCGTCGTCGGCGTCGCCTTCACCGGTGTTCTGTGGCGCACAGGTGCGATCTCGACCGCGGCCCGGTGCCTGCTGGCCTGTGCCGGCGTGGGATTTGCGTTGGCCGGGCTGGCACCTGCGGACGTGCACGAGAACCAGCACCTCCTGGGGGCCCTGTTCATCATGGCCATGGGCAACATCGTTCCCCTCCCGACCGGCCACGGCAGGCTGACGATCCAGCATCGTGAGATGTCTGTCTGGACGCATCGACCGCGACCCCTGTCTCGCGGTCACCCGAGGCGACCGGTCAACGGAATCCGAGCCAGAACCGGACCTCGTGAACAGAGCCACCGGGGCGAGGCCTGGTCGCCGGGGCGGGGGCTTCGAGGCCGATGA
- a CDS encoding TetR/AcrR family transcriptional regulator, with amino-acid sequence MNSPVDAKGPEGRRLTKPGRKTRERIIEAAAELMFHRGVGGTSIPDVQSAAGVSASQIYHYFRDKQGLVLAVVDFQTDTKLDQQRPLLDNLDSIDALRAWCDRAADRQDAMGWVGGCEIGSLASELAETDPLARTDLAASFERWEAPIRSGLARMQARGELSESADVTALATALLAAVQGGMLLSQIRRSSTAYRHAVSAVIDHIESYVPR; translated from the coding sequence ATGAACTCGCCAGTGGACGCCAAAGGGCCGGAAGGGCGCCGACTCACCAAGCCCGGCCGGAAGACCCGTGAACGCATCATCGAGGCCGCCGCGGAACTGATGTTCCACCGCGGCGTCGGGGGTACGAGCATCCCGGACGTCCAGTCGGCCGCCGGGGTCAGCGCGTCGCAGATCTACCACTACTTCCGCGACAAGCAGGGCTTGGTCCTGGCCGTGGTCGATTTCCAGACGGACACCAAGCTCGACCAGCAGCGTCCCCTGCTGGACAACCTGGACAGCATCGACGCGCTGCGGGCCTGGTGCGACAGGGCGGCGGACCGACAGGACGCCATGGGATGGGTAGGCGGCTGCGAGATCGGCTCGCTCGCCAGCGAACTCGCCGAGACCGACCCCCTGGCCCGCACCGACCTTGCCGCTTCCTTCGAACGGTGGGAAGCACCCATCAGGTCAGGGCTCGCCCGCATGCAGGCCCGCGGCGAGCTGAGCGAGTCCGCCGACGTCACCGCACTGGCCACCGCCCTGCTGGCCGCCGTCCAGGGCGGCATGCTGCTGTCCCAGATCCGCCGGTCGAGCACCGCATACCGACATGCCGTATCGGCCGTGATCGACCACATCGAGAGCTACGTCCCTCGGTAA